In one Gopherus evgoodei ecotype Sinaloan lineage chromosome 1, rGopEvg1_v1.p, whole genome shotgun sequence genomic region, the following are encoded:
- the PCDH8 gene encoding protocadherin-8 isoform X2 has translation MGLARDGRSLVSPPRLVYLCWLLSVTLCKTVRYRTYEEDAPGTVIGTLAEEMHVKAPGEISFRLMEQFSNSSLVRVREGDGQLSIGEEGIDRERLCGQSLQCVLAFDVVSFWQEQYRLVHVELEVRDINDNAPRFPQAHIPLEVSESAAPGTRLPLEIALDPDVGSNSIQSFQLSRNSHFGIEAQPRADGGKSAELVLLHELDRETQAAYTLELVAQDGGSPARAGTATVSVRVLDANDNSPAFPQGSVTVELGEDAPRGSLLLDLDAADPDEGPNGEIVYGFGSQVPAEARQLFRLDPLSGRLTLEGPVDYERQRAYELDVQAQDRGASPLAATCKVIVRLADVNDNAPGISISPLSGAPAGAGVAYVSEAAARDSFVALVSTSDRDSGPNGQVRCALYGHEHFALQRAYADSYVLVTAAPLDRERIPEYNLTLVAEDLGSPPRKTLRQCTVRVSDENDNAPLFSKPVYEVAVLENNPPGAYLATVAARDPDLGRNGKVLYRLLETQVLGAPISTYVSVDPATGAIYALRTFNYEILKQLELRIQASDGGSPQLSSSALIKVRVVDQNDNAPVITHPVLANGSMEIGVSSKAPPDSLVAQIKARDADDGVNAELTFSFVAEPQQQPELFAINKKTGEIVLRGDLSKELGQLFKVILTVTDNGRPPLVTTATINFLVTATAPSSSHEVTKPSTWEEKALEWDIPLIVIIILAGSCTLLLVAIITIATTCNKRKKEPYASAPNYSKESTPPVAIWKGHSFNTISAREAEKFSGKDSGKGDSDFNDSDSDISGDALKKDLITHMQNGLWACTAECKILGHSDRCWSPSCGRSNPHSSPHPSAQLSTFCKSTSLPRDPLRRDNYYQAQLPKTVGLQSVYEKVLHRDFDRTITLLSPPRSGRLPELQEMGMPLYQAPSTRYLAPQTDTSEKV, from the exons ATGGGTCTTGCTAGGGACGGACGCAGCCTCGTCTCTCCGCCGCGCCTCGTCTACCTCTGCTGGCTGCTCTCGGTCACCCTCTGCAAGACGGTGAGATACCGCACTTATGAGGAGGACGCGCCAGGCACAGTCATCGGCACTTTGGCAGAAGAGATGCATGTGAAAGCGCCCGGAGAGATAAGTTTCCGGCTGATGGAGCAGTTCAGCAACAGCTCGCTGGTCCGGGTGCGGGAGGGCGACGGGCAGCTGAGCATCGGCGAGGAAGGGATCGACCGGGAGCGGCTGTGCGGCCAGTCCCTCCAGTGCGTCCTGGCTTTCGACGTGGTGAGCTTCTGGCAGGAGCAGTACCGGCTGGTGCACGTGGAGCTGGAGGTGCGGGACATCAACGACAACGCGCCGCGCTTCCCCCAGGCGCACATCCCGCTCGAGGTGTCCGAGAGCGCCGCGCCCGGCACCCGCCTGCCGCTGGAGATCGCCCTGGACCCGGACGTGGGCTCCAACTCCATCCAGAGCTTCCAGCTCTCGCGCAACAGCCACTTCGGCATCGAGGCGCAGCCGCGGGCGGACGGCGGGAAAAGCGCCGAGCTGGTGCTGCTGCACGAGCTGGACCGCGAGACCCAGGCCGCCTACACCCTGGAGCTGGTGGCCCAGGACGGCGGCAGCCCGGCCCGCGCGGGCACGGCCACGGTGAGCGTCCGGGTGCTGGACGCCAACGACAACAGCCCGGCCTTCCCGCAGGGCTCGGTCACGGTGGAGCTGGGCGAGGACGCGCCgcggggctccctgctgctggacctGGACGCGGCCGATCCCGACGAGGGGCCCAACGGGGAGATCGTCTACGGCTTCGGCAGCCAGGTGCCGGCCGAGGCGCGGCAGCTCTTCCGGCTGGACCCGCTCTCGGGCCGCCTGACGCTGGAGGGGCCGGTGGATTACGAGCGGCAGCGGGCCTACGAGCTGGACGTGCAGGCGCAGGACCGGGGCGCCAGCCCCCTGGCGGCCACGTGCAAAGTCATCGTGCGCCTGGCCGACGTGAACGACAACGCGCCGGGCATCAGCATCAGCCCCCTGAGCGGCGCCCCCGCCGGCGCCGGGGTGGCCTACGTCAGCGAGGCGGCGGCGCGCGACAGCTTCGTGGCGCTGGTCAGCACCTCGGACAGGGACTCGGGCCCCAACGGGCAGGTGCGCTGCGCCCTCTACGGGCACGAGCACTTCGCGCTGCAGCGCGCCTACGCCGACAGCTACGTGCTCGTCACCGCCGCGCCGCTGGACCGCGAGCGCATCCCCGAGTACAACCTGACCCTGGTGGCCGAGGACCTGGGCTCGCCGCCCCGCAAGACCCTCCGGCAGTGCACGGTGCGCGTGAGCGACGAGAACGACAACGCGCCGCTCTTCTCCAAGCCCGTCTACGAGGTGGCGGTGCTGGAGAACAACCCGCCGGGCGCCTACCTCGCCACCGTGGCGGCCCGGGACCCCGACCTGGGCCGCAACGGGAAGGTGCTTTACAGGCTGCTGGAGACACAGGTCCTGGGCGCCCCCATCTCCACCTACGTCTCTGTGGATCCGGCCACTGGGGCCATCTACGCCCTCAGGACATTCAACTATGAGATCCTCAAGCAGCTGGAGCTGAGGATCCAGGCCAGCGACGGGGGCTCCCCTCAGCTGTCCAGCAGTGCCCTGATCAAGGTGAGGGTGGTGGACCAGAATGACAACGCCCCGGTCATCACCCACCCCGTGCTCGCCAACGGCTCCATGGAGATCGGGGTCTCCAGCAAGGCACCCCCCGATTCCCTGGTGGCTCAGATCAAAGCCAGAGACGCGGACGATGGGGTCAATGCAGAGCTCACCTTCTCCTTCGTGGcggagccacagcagcagccagagctcttCGCCATCAACAAGAAGACAGGTGAGATCGTGCTCAGGGGGGACCTGTCCAAAGAGCTGGGGCAGCTGTTCAAAGTCATCCTCACTGTGACTGACAATGGCAGGCCCCCCCTTGTCACCACAGCCACAATCAACTTCCTGGTGACTGCCACGGCACCCTCCAGCAGCCATGAGGTCACCAAGCCAAGCACCTGGGAGGAGAAGGCTTTGGAGTGGGACATTCCCCTGATTGTTATCATCATCCTAGCTGGAAGCTGCACCCTGCTGCTAGTGGCCATCATCACCATTGCAACCACCTGCAACAAGCGCAAGAAGG AGCCCTATGCCTCTGCTCCTAATTATAGCAAAGAATCCACCCCACCTGTGGCCATCTGGAAGGGTCATTCTTTCAATACCATATCAGCCCGAGAAGCGGAAAAGTTCAGTGGCAAAGACAGTGGCAAAGGTGACAGCGACTTTAATGACAGCGACTCTGACATCAGCGGGGATGCCCTGAAGAAGGATCTCATCACTCACATGCAGAATG gATTATGGGCTTGTACTGCTGAATGTAAAATCCTGGGCCATTCAGACCGCTGCTGGAGCCCATCCTGTGGCCGATCCAACCCTCACTCATCTCCTCATCCCTCAGCTCAGCTGTCCACCTTCTGCAAAAGCACctccttgcccagggacccccttCGCAGGGACAACTACTACCAGGCCCAGCTGCCCAAGACAGTGGGACTGCAGAGTGTCTACGAGAAAGTATTACACAGAGACTTTGACAGGACAATCACATTGCTCTCCCCTCCTCGCTCTGGGAGGCTTCCAGAACTTCAGGAGATGGGGATGCCCCTATACCAAGCCCCCTCGACTAGATACCTAGCACCCCAGACTGACACTAGTGAGAAGGTTTAA
- the PCDH8 gene encoding protocadherin-8 isoform X1, whose translation MGLARDGRSLVSPPRLVYLCWLLSVTLCKTVRYRTYEEDAPGTVIGTLAEEMHVKAPGEISFRLMEQFSNSSLVRVREGDGQLSIGEEGIDRERLCGQSLQCVLAFDVVSFWQEQYRLVHVELEVRDINDNAPRFPQAHIPLEVSESAAPGTRLPLEIALDPDVGSNSIQSFQLSRNSHFGIEAQPRADGGKSAELVLLHELDRETQAAYTLELVAQDGGSPARAGTATVSVRVLDANDNSPAFPQGSVTVELGEDAPRGSLLLDLDAADPDEGPNGEIVYGFGSQVPAEARQLFRLDPLSGRLTLEGPVDYERQRAYELDVQAQDRGASPLAATCKVIVRLADVNDNAPGISISPLSGAPAGAGVAYVSEAAARDSFVALVSTSDRDSGPNGQVRCALYGHEHFALQRAYADSYVLVTAAPLDRERIPEYNLTLVAEDLGSPPRKTLRQCTVRVSDENDNAPLFSKPVYEVAVLENNPPGAYLATVAARDPDLGRNGKVLYRLLETQVLGAPISTYVSVDPATGAIYALRTFNYEILKQLELRIQASDGGSPQLSSSALIKVRVVDQNDNAPVITHPVLANGSMEIGVSSKAPPDSLVAQIKARDADDGVNAELTFSFVAEPQQQPELFAINKKTGEIVLRGDLSKELGQLFKVILTVTDNGRPPLVTTATINFLVTATAPSSSHEVTKPSTWEEKALEWDIPLIVIIILAGSCTLLLVAIITIATTCNKRKKESDIKNNGPLTERIDISHLEKGIQEDSSPRGNAFEARSFPSKASFTSPAPSPPAEEVSSSETSTVNACLYEGQKRLRATNGEPYASAPNYSKESTPPVAIWKGHSFNTISAREAEKFSGKDSGKGDSDFNDSDSDISGDALKKDLITHMQNGLWACTAECKILGHSDRCWSPSCGRSNPHSSPHPSAQLSTFCKSTSLPRDPLRRDNYYQAQLPKTVGLQSVYEKVLHRDFDRTITLLSPPRSGRLPELQEMGMPLYQAPSTRYLAPQTDTSEKV comes from the exons ATGGGTCTTGCTAGGGACGGACGCAGCCTCGTCTCTCCGCCGCGCCTCGTCTACCTCTGCTGGCTGCTCTCGGTCACCCTCTGCAAGACGGTGAGATACCGCACTTATGAGGAGGACGCGCCAGGCACAGTCATCGGCACTTTGGCAGAAGAGATGCATGTGAAAGCGCCCGGAGAGATAAGTTTCCGGCTGATGGAGCAGTTCAGCAACAGCTCGCTGGTCCGGGTGCGGGAGGGCGACGGGCAGCTGAGCATCGGCGAGGAAGGGATCGACCGGGAGCGGCTGTGCGGCCAGTCCCTCCAGTGCGTCCTGGCTTTCGACGTGGTGAGCTTCTGGCAGGAGCAGTACCGGCTGGTGCACGTGGAGCTGGAGGTGCGGGACATCAACGACAACGCGCCGCGCTTCCCCCAGGCGCACATCCCGCTCGAGGTGTCCGAGAGCGCCGCGCCCGGCACCCGCCTGCCGCTGGAGATCGCCCTGGACCCGGACGTGGGCTCCAACTCCATCCAGAGCTTCCAGCTCTCGCGCAACAGCCACTTCGGCATCGAGGCGCAGCCGCGGGCGGACGGCGGGAAAAGCGCCGAGCTGGTGCTGCTGCACGAGCTGGACCGCGAGACCCAGGCCGCCTACACCCTGGAGCTGGTGGCCCAGGACGGCGGCAGCCCGGCCCGCGCGGGCACGGCCACGGTGAGCGTCCGGGTGCTGGACGCCAACGACAACAGCCCGGCCTTCCCGCAGGGCTCGGTCACGGTGGAGCTGGGCGAGGACGCGCCgcggggctccctgctgctggacctGGACGCGGCCGATCCCGACGAGGGGCCCAACGGGGAGATCGTCTACGGCTTCGGCAGCCAGGTGCCGGCCGAGGCGCGGCAGCTCTTCCGGCTGGACCCGCTCTCGGGCCGCCTGACGCTGGAGGGGCCGGTGGATTACGAGCGGCAGCGGGCCTACGAGCTGGACGTGCAGGCGCAGGACCGGGGCGCCAGCCCCCTGGCGGCCACGTGCAAAGTCATCGTGCGCCTGGCCGACGTGAACGACAACGCGCCGGGCATCAGCATCAGCCCCCTGAGCGGCGCCCCCGCCGGCGCCGGGGTGGCCTACGTCAGCGAGGCGGCGGCGCGCGACAGCTTCGTGGCGCTGGTCAGCACCTCGGACAGGGACTCGGGCCCCAACGGGCAGGTGCGCTGCGCCCTCTACGGGCACGAGCACTTCGCGCTGCAGCGCGCCTACGCCGACAGCTACGTGCTCGTCACCGCCGCGCCGCTGGACCGCGAGCGCATCCCCGAGTACAACCTGACCCTGGTGGCCGAGGACCTGGGCTCGCCGCCCCGCAAGACCCTCCGGCAGTGCACGGTGCGCGTGAGCGACGAGAACGACAACGCGCCGCTCTTCTCCAAGCCCGTCTACGAGGTGGCGGTGCTGGAGAACAACCCGCCGGGCGCCTACCTCGCCACCGTGGCGGCCCGGGACCCCGACCTGGGCCGCAACGGGAAGGTGCTTTACAGGCTGCTGGAGACACAGGTCCTGGGCGCCCCCATCTCCACCTACGTCTCTGTGGATCCGGCCACTGGGGCCATCTACGCCCTCAGGACATTCAACTATGAGATCCTCAAGCAGCTGGAGCTGAGGATCCAGGCCAGCGACGGGGGCTCCCCTCAGCTGTCCAGCAGTGCCCTGATCAAGGTGAGGGTGGTGGACCAGAATGACAACGCCCCGGTCATCACCCACCCCGTGCTCGCCAACGGCTCCATGGAGATCGGGGTCTCCAGCAAGGCACCCCCCGATTCCCTGGTGGCTCAGATCAAAGCCAGAGACGCGGACGATGGGGTCAATGCAGAGCTCACCTTCTCCTTCGTGGcggagccacagcagcagccagagctcttCGCCATCAACAAGAAGACAGGTGAGATCGTGCTCAGGGGGGACCTGTCCAAAGAGCTGGGGCAGCTGTTCAAAGTCATCCTCACTGTGACTGACAATGGCAGGCCCCCCCTTGTCACCACAGCCACAATCAACTTCCTGGTGACTGCCACGGCACCCTCCAGCAGCCATGAGGTCACCAAGCCAAGCACCTGGGAGGAGAAGGCTTTGGAGTGGGACATTCCCCTGATTGTTATCATCATCCTAGCTGGAAGCTGCACCCTGCTGCTAGTGGCCATCATCACCATTGCAACCACCTGCAACAAGCGCAAGAAGGAGAGCGACATCAAGAACAATGGGCCCCTGACGGAGCGGATCGACATCTCCCACCTAGAGAAGGGGATCCAGGAGGAtagcagccccagagggaatgcattTGAAGCGCGATCCTTTCCCAGCAAAGCTTCTTTCACCAGCCCAgccccttctccacctgcagaagAAGTCTCCTCTTCTGAGACCAGCACTGTGAATGCCTGTCTCTACGAGGGTCAGAAACGACTTAGGGCAACTAATGGGGAG CCCTATGCCTCTGCTCCTAATTATAGCAAAGAATCCACCCCACCTGTGGCCATCTGGAAGGGTCATTCTTTCAATACCATATCAGCCCGAGAAGCGGAAAAGTTCAGTGGCAAAGACAGTGGCAAAGGTGACAGCGACTTTAATGACAGCGACTCTGACATCAGCGGGGATGCCCTGAAGAAGGATCTCATCACTCACATGCAGAATG gATTATGGGCTTGTACTGCTGAATGTAAAATCCTGGGCCATTCAGACCGCTGCTGGAGCCCATCCTGTGGCCGATCCAACCCTCACTCATCTCCTCATCCCTCAGCTCAGCTGTCCACCTTCTGCAAAAGCACctccttgcccagggacccccttCGCAGGGACAACTACTACCAGGCCCAGCTGCCCAAGACAGTGGGACTGCAGAGTGTCTACGAGAAAGTATTACACAGAGACTTTGACAGGACAATCACATTGCTCTCCCCTCCTCGCTCTGGGAGGCTTCCAGAACTTCAGGAGATGGGGATGCCCCTATACCAAGCCCCCTCGACTAGATACCTAGCACCCCAGACTGACACTAGTGAGAAGGTTTAA